The following are from one region of the Silene latifolia isolate original U9 population chromosome 9, ASM4854445v1, whole genome shotgun sequence genome:
- the LOC141600832 gene encoding F-box protein CPR1-like encodes MVASCESYLLIACGYSDLEGLILLNPTTRIYRVLPKLYVPTHHNYAQYGMCHCSHDFKVVRFVQYRRGLHDVLVTEVIVYSLNTNLWKLIECKPTTPESCDTPVLVQNHLLVMTFEDCYGRLTRIGCFDIKAERWSNDVLLSDILLCEIESNPTPQWSADRNQYHLGVLDGCLRFSCYDVKNSTYSVWVMKEYGVKESWVKLMSLSKSVYHPIAYRKGSLDELLCIPNSSGKYFWYNIRDKQFIESGIDGDGLDTSDDFSFAYICKESLLNFSGGLLIRSISGEREVDDYYYRYDDGYFYEEGDWFHFK; translated from the coding sequence ATGGTGGCTTCTTGCGAATCATACCTCTTGATTGCGTGCGGATACAGTGACCTTGAAGGTCTCATCTTACTCAACCCAACTACGCGTATTTACCGTGTACTCCCTAAACTTTATGTTCCCACTCACCATAACTATGCTCAGTATGGGATGTGTCATTGTTCACACGATTTCAAAGTTGTTAGGTTTGTCCAATACCGTCGAGGTTTACATGATGTTTTAGTAACGGAGGTCATTGTCTATAGCTTGAACACTAATTTATGGAAACTTATCGAGTGTAAACCGACCACGCCTGAATCGTGTGATACTCCTGTCCTTGTACAAAACCATTTGCTTGTCATGACATTCGAAGATTGTTATGGTCGTTTGACGAGAATTGGTTGTTTTGATATCAAGGCTGAACGATGGTCTAATGATGTGCTCTTGTCTGATATTCTTTTATGTGAAATCGAGTCCAACCCAACTCCACAATGGTCAGCGGATCGCAATCAGTATCACCTCGGCGTGCTGGATGGGTGTTTGCGTTTTTCATGTTACGATGTGAAGAATTCAACTTATAGTGTATGGGTTATGAAGGAATATGGTGTTAAGGAGTCTTGGGTTAAGTTGATGAGCCTATCCAAATCCGTTTACCACCCTATTGCTTACCGAAAAGGATCATTAGACGAACTATTGTGTATACCAAATTCTAGTGGCAAATACTTTTGGTACAACATTAGAGATAAACAATTTATTGAGTCGGGAATCGACGGAGATGGCCTTGATACTAGTGATGATTTCTCTTTCGCATATATTTGTAAGGAAAGCCTCTTAAACTTTTCCGGAGGTCTACTGATTCGTTCAATATCCGGAGAACGAGAGGTGGACGACTATTACTACCGTTATGATGATGGTTATTTCTATGAGGAGGGTGACTGGTTTCATTTTAAGTAG
- the LOC141600830 gene encoding F-box protein At4g22390-like yields MVASCESYLLIGCGFTDLEGLILLNPTTRIYRVLPKVYVPTDHDYCQYGMCHCLDDEFNDDFKVVRIVQCDKWVNEVVVTVRQVIIYSLKTNSWKPIECEPTTSEWCDTPVLVQNHLLVMLCYGSGRMTRIGCFDIKAERWSNDVLLPDIPLCEIESNPTPQWSADRYQYHLGVLDGRLRFTYYDVNKSSYSVWVMKEFGVKESWVKLMSPLVHGSERAVYHPIAYRKGSSHELLCVPNYSRKYMWYNLRDKQFTETGFNGNGLIRTNSSFVYICKGSLINFPGGLLIRSSSNEREMDNDNDDDNDSDVYNDGYLYNEGEWLHF; encoded by the coding sequence ATGGTGGCTTCTTGCGAATCTTACCTCTTGATTGGGTGCGGATTCACGGACCTCGAAGGTCTCATCTTGCTCAACCCAACAACGCGTATTTACCGTGTACTCCCTAAAGTTTACGTTCCCACTGACCATGACTATTGTCAGTATGGGATGTGTCATTGCTTAGACGATGAATTCAATGACGATTTCAAAGTTGTCAGGATTGTCCAATGCGATAAATGGGTAAACGAGGTCGTTGTTACAGTAAGGCAAGTCATCATCTATAGCTTGAAAACTAATTCGTGGAAACCTATCGAGTGTGAACCGACCACGTCTGAATGGTGTGATACTCCCGTTCTGGTACAAAACCATTTACTTGTCATGTTATGTTATGGTAGTGGTCGGATGACGAGAATTGGTTGTTTTGATATCAAGGCTGAACGATGGTCTAATGATGTGCTCTTGCCTGATATTCCTTTGTGTGAAATCGAGTCCAACCCAACTCCACAATGGTCAGCAGATCGCTATCAGTATCACCTAGGCGTGCTGGATGGGCGATTGCGTTTTACATATTACGATGTGAACAAGTCGTCTTATAGTGTATGGGTTATGAAAGAGTTTGGTGTTAAAGAGTCTTGGGTTAAGTTGATGAGTCCTCTAGTGCACGGGTCCGAACGCGCTGTTTACCACCCAATTGCTTACCGCAAAGGATCATCACATGAACTATTGTGTGTACCAAATTATAGTCGAAAATATATGTGGTACAATCTTAGAGATAAACAATTCACTGAAACTGGATTTAATGGTAATGGCCTTATTAGAACAAATTCATCTTTTGTTTATATATGCAAGGGAAGCCTCATTAACTTTCCTGGAGGCCTACTGATTCGTTCGTCATCCAATGAACGGGAGATGGACAATGACAATGACGATGACAATGACAGCGACGTTTATAATGATGGTTACCTTTATAATGAAGGTGAATGGTTACATTTTTGA